The proteins below come from a single Arthrobacter crystallopoietes genomic window:
- a CDS encoding amylo-alpha-1,6-glucosidase gives MTGWSDENTAGSAGEGAVTLLQGTSFCISFANGDMNPERPHGFFYRDTRFISDWSLSVNGRPVEPLEAILYDPYRAVFIGRAERTDGLADSNLLVERRRSLNHGVHEDVTVSNHSREPAACQVQLTVGADFADLFEVKAGLKEITHAQPAQRHTDNLIIASEGLPITARIVVAAEGAEIAGNHISYSVVIPPQQKWTGSFTALPDMDRSRSLDGLNPRQQVHSTLPEERLMEWRRNVPLARMDNKDVEKVLEQSQADLGSLRIFDPDHPGRVVVAAGSPWFMALFGRDSLLTSFMTLPLDPSLALGTLQTLAERQGTEVDPRSEEQPGKILHEVRFGASAGQLLGGDNAYYGSVDATPLFVTLAGELTRWGFWPEVANSLLPAVDKALDWITQYGDIDGDGFVEYARATDKGLLNQGWKDSWDGVNFADGRLASPPIALCEVQGYVYAAYISRALMAQCAGDNELAAHWGSRAADLKTAFNDRFWLEDRGYFAIALDHDKRPVDSCASNMGHCLWSGIVDNDKAPLVARRLMSPEMFCGWGVRTLASDMGAYNPASYHNGSVWPHDNALIAAGLMRYGFMDEATRIALALFNAATQFGGRLPELFCGLDRESYPVPVAYPTSCSPQAWAAAAPVHLMRVLLRFDPCMTHNGLWLAPLIPAELGPLHVTNLPLAGARISVSVADGQTEVDGIPESIELHRKPRKPLADLLDVYASNTGN, from the coding sequence ATGACCGGCTGGAGCGACGAAAACACCGCCGGTTCTGCCGGCGAAGGCGCCGTGACCCTCCTGCAGGGAACGTCCTTCTGCATTTCCTTTGCCAATGGCGACATGAATCCTGAACGGCCGCACGGATTCTTCTATCGGGACACACGGTTCATTTCAGACTGGTCCCTCTCCGTGAACGGCCGGCCGGTCGAGCCGCTGGAAGCCATCCTTTACGACCCGTACCGCGCCGTCTTCATCGGCCGGGCCGAACGCACGGACGGGCTCGCCGACAGCAATCTGCTGGTCGAGCGCCGTCGAAGCCTGAACCACGGGGTCCACGAGGACGTGACCGTCTCCAACCACTCCAGGGAACCGGCGGCCTGCCAGGTTCAGCTCACCGTCGGCGCAGATTTCGCCGACCTGTTCGAGGTGAAGGCGGGCTTGAAAGAGATTACCCACGCCCAGCCGGCCCAGCGGCACACCGACAACCTGATCATTGCGTCCGAGGGTCTGCCGATCACCGCCAGGATAGTCGTGGCCGCGGAGGGTGCCGAGATCGCGGGAAACCACATCAGTTACAGCGTCGTGATTCCCCCGCAGCAGAAATGGACTGGATCATTCACCGCCCTGCCGGATATGGACCGGAGCCGTTCCCTGGACGGCCTCAATCCGCGCCAGCAAGTGCATTCGACCCTGCCCGAGGAACGGCTGATGGAATGGCGCCGGAACGTTCCGCTGGCCCGGATGGATAACAAAGACGTCGAAAAGGTGCTCGAACAGAGCCAGGCTGACCTCGGGTCGCTGCGCATCTTCGACCCGGATCATCCCGGCCGCGTAGTGGTGGCGGCAGGATCTCCGTGGTTCATGGCGCTCTTCGGCAGGGATTCGCTGCTGACGTCCTTCATGACCCTGCCACTTGATCCGTCACTGGCCCTCGGCACATTGCAGACCCTGGCAGAGCGGCAAGGCACGGAGGTGGATCCGCGCAGCGAGGAACAGCCCGGAAAGATCCTCCACGAAGTCCGCTTCGGAGCCAGCGCCGGACAACTGCTGGGCGGTGACAACGCCTATTACGGGTCCGTCGACGCGACGCCGTTGTTTGTCACGCTGGCGGGCGAGTTGACCCGCTGGGGCTTCTGGCCCGAAGTAGCCAATTCCCTCCTGCCCGCGGTCGACAAGGCGCTGGATTGGATCACACAGTACGGCGACATCGACGGCGACGGATTCGTCGAGTATGCGAGGGCCACCGACAAGGGCCTCCTGAACCAGGGTTGGAAAGACTCCTGGGACGGGGTCAATTTCGCGGATGGAAGACTGGCCTCGCCCCCGATCGCTTTGTGCGAGGTCCAGGGCTACGTTTATGCGGCCTACATCAGCCGGGCGCTGATGGCACAGTGTGCCGGCGACAATGAGCTGGCGGCCCACTGGGGATCCCGGGCGGCCGATCTGAAAACGGCATTCAACGACCGATTCTGGCTTGAGGACCGCGGCTACTTCGCCATCGCCCTGGACCACGACAAGCGCCCGGTGGACTCCTGCGCTTCCAACATGGGGCACTGCCTATGGAGCGGAATCGTGGATAACGACAAGGCGCCGCTGGTGGCGCGGCGGCTGATGTCCCCCGAAATGTTCTGCGGCTGGGGCGTACGTACCTTGGCGTCGGATATGGGTGCCTACAACCCGGCCAGCTACCACAACGGATCTGTGTGGCCACATGACAACGCCCTCATCGCCGCCGGACTGATGCGCTACGGCTTCATGGACGAGGCGACCCGGATTGCCCTGGCCTTGTTTAACGCGGCTACCCAGTTCGGTGGCCGGCTGCCGGAGCTGTTCTGCGGATTGGACCGGGAATCGTATCCCGTGCCGGTGGCCTATCCAACATCCTGTTCGCCGCAGGCCTGGGCCGCAGCCGCACCCGTACATCTCATGCGGGTGCTGCTGAGGTTCGATCCGTGCATGACGCACAACGGGCTTTGGCTGGCACCGCTGATTCCGGCCGAGCTGGGACCGCTCCACGTCACCAACCTGCCGCTGGCGGGCGCACGCATTTCCGTGAGCGTGGCCGACGGGCAGACCGAGGTGGACGGTATTCCGGAATCCATCGAGCTGCACCGAAAACCGCGCAAGCCGCTGGCAGATCTACTGGACGTCTACGCAAGCAACACCGGGAACTAG
- a CDS encoding cytochrome P450 has product MTEVLAYPGVQVFSDDPYSDGNLADPYPLFERMRAAGPAVYLQQYNVLAFTRFEECRDILADHQTFINGAGVGPKNLHKEPSWKPQGILDSDPPVHTPLRKAMASVISPRGTRALRAGFEAFAAQLLPQLLERGEIDGVKDLAQVYPLRVFGDAVGIPREGRAENLISQGAMSFSYFGPEDERQQHFIEQGAGTFDWVMDHTARAKLAPGGLGAQLWDRADAGDISAEAAPLLVRALLSAGLDTTVIGLGNALKLLAEHPEEWAKLRQNPRLVKFAIDEVLRFDSPFQSFFRTTGSDTVFRGIPIPAETKIVLFLGSANRDPAQFGPDADEFRIERDAARMIAFGNGIHRCVGQPITRLEMEVVLGWLAEHVERLELAGEPVPYLHNTLKGWESLPLRLIPA; this is encoded by the coding sequence GTGACCGAAGTGCTGGCGTACCCGGGTGTCCAGGTGTTTAGCGACGACCCGTATTCGGACGGGAACCTAGCGGATCCGTACCCGCTGTTCGAGCGGATGCGCGCGGCCGGGCCGGCGGTTTACCTGCAGCAGTACAACGTGCTTGCGTTCACCCGCTTCGAGGAATGCCGGGACATTCTGGCGGACCACCAGACGTTCATCAATGGTGCCGGTGTGGGGCCGAAGAACCTGCACAAGGAGCCGTCATGGAAACCGCAGGGCATCCTGGATTCGGATCCGCCGGTACACACCCCGCTGCGCAAGGCCATGGCCTCGGTCATCTCGCCCAGGGGAACGCGTGCGTTGCGCGCCGGATTCGAGGCCTTCGCCGCGCAACTGCTGCCGCAACTGCTGGAGCGCGGGGAGATCGACGGCGTCAAGGACCTGGCGCAGGTCTATCCCCTCCGGGTCTTCGGCGACGCGGTGGGCATTCCGCGCGAGGGCCGGGCTGAAAACCTGATCAGCCAGGGCGCCATGAGCTTCAGCTACTTCGGCCCCGAGGACGAGCGCCAGCAACACTTCATCGAGCAGGGCGCCGGCACCTTTGACTGGGTCATGGACCATACCGCACGCGCCAAGCTGGCACCCGGCGGACTCGGTGCACAGCTGTGGGACCGCGCCGATGCCGGGGACATCAGCGCGGAAGCGGCGCCGTTGCTGGTCCGGGCGCTGCTCTCCGCGGGGCTGGACACCACCGTGATCGGGCTCGGGAACGCACTGAAACTCCTCGCCGAGCACCCCGAAGAGTGGGCCAAGCTCCGGCAGAATCCGCGGTTGGTCAAGTTCGCCATCGACGAGGTGCTCCGGTTCGATTCGCCCTTCCAGTCCTTTTTCCGCACCACCGGCAGCGATACGGTATTCCGCGGCATCCCGATTCCGGCCGAAACGAAGATTGTCCTCTTCCTCGGGTCCGCGAACCGGGACCCGGCGCAATTCGGGCCGGACGCGGATGAATTCCGTATCGAGCGCGATGCCGCCCGCATGATCGCCTTCGGCAACGGCATCCACCGCTGCGTCGGCCAGCCGATCACGAGGCTGGAGATGGAAGTGGTGCTCGGCTGGCTCGCCGAGCACGTCGAACGCCTGGAGCTAGCCGGCGAGCCCGTCCCGTACCTGCACAACACGCTCAAGGGGTGGGAATCCCTCCCACTGCGGCTCATCCCGGCGTGA
- a CDS encoding glycine C-acetyltransferase, with protein MYSALKDQLAAELDEIRAAGLFKAERRISSPQSSHITAGSLDGPSRQVLNFCANNYLGLADHPDMIAAAKSALDERGFGMASVRFICGTQDLHLELERRVSEFLGTQDTILFSSCFDANGGVFESLFGPEDAIISDALNHASIIDGIRLSKAARFRYANRDMAELEARLQETAAMNDGGGARRRIIVTDGVFSMDGYLAPLQDICALAEKYDALVMVDDSHAVGFMGATGAGTPEHAGVSDRVDIYTGTFGKALGGASGGYVSGRAEIVAMLRQRARPYLFSNSVAPAIVAATLRALELVRESGELRSRLQENAALFRRRMAEEGFELLAGEHAIIPVMFHDAVLAGKVADQMLAHGVYVTAFSYPVVPQGAARIRVQLSAAHSPDDVEACVRAFVASRDAVSG; from the coding sequence ATGTACTCTGCCCTCAAAGACCAGCTGGCCGCGGAACTGGATGAAATCCGCGCCGCGGGGCTGTTCAAGGCCGAACGCCGGATCAGCTCTCCGCAGTCCAGCCACATCACTGCCGGCAGCCTGGACGGCCCGTCCCGCCAGGTGCTCAACTTCTGCGCCAACAACTACCTAGGCCTGGCCGACCACCCGGACATGATTGCTGCGGCCAAGTCAGCGCTGGACGAGCGTGGATTCGGCATGGCCAGCGTGCGCTTCATCTGCGGCACGCAGGACCTGCACCTGGAGCTTGAGCGCCGGGTCTCCGAATTCCTTGGTACCCAGGACACCATCTTGTTCTCTTCCTGCTTCGACGCGAACGGGGGCGTCTTCGAGTCCCTGTTCGGACCGGAGGACGCGATCATTTCGGACGCGCTGAACCATGCCTCCATCATCGACGGCATCCGGCTGTCCAAGGCGGCCAGGTTCCGCTACGCCAACCGGGACATGGCGGAGTTGGAAGCCCGGCTCCAGGAAACCGCGGCAATGAACGACGGCGGCGGGGCGCGACGCCGGATCATCGTCACCGACGGCGTCTTTTCCATGGACGGCTACCTTGCCCCGCTGCAGGATATCTGCGCCCTCGCCGAAAAATACGACGCGCTGGTCATGGTGGATGACTCGCACGCCGTAGGGTTCATGGGCGCCACCGGTGCCGGTACGCCCGAACACGCCGGGGTGTCGGACCGGGTGGACATCTACACCGGGACCTTCGGCAAAGCCCTTGGCGGCGCCTCCGGCGGATACGTTTCGGGGCGCGCGGAGATCGTGGCGATGCTCCGGCAGCGTGCCAGGCCCTACCTGTTCTCCAACTCGGTAGCCCCGGCCATCGTCGCCGCCACGCTCAGGGCGCTGGAGCTAGTGCGCGAATCCGGCGAACTGCGCTCCCGGCTGCAGGAAAATGCGGCGCTCTTCCGGCGCCGCATGGCCGAGGAAGGGTTCGAGCTGCTGGCCGGGGAGCACGCCATCATCCCGGTAATGTTCCACGACGCGGTGCTGGCCGGCAAGGTGGCGGACCAGATGCTCGCGCACGGGGTCTATGTGACGGCCTTCAGCTACCCGGTGGTTCCCCAAGGTGCCGCCCGGATCCGCGTGCAGCTTTCCGCCGCCCACAGCCCGGACGACGTCGAAGCTTGCGTGCGTGCGTTCGTCGCTTCGCGGGACGCAGTCAGCGGGTAG
- a CDS encoding helix-turn-helix domain-containing protein, producing the protein MHSHVRSAFGPVQQQAYAAHELLDDAVRTMPRAGVGTLSGLRKVVRESWERSMSLVPDPEDALARVDLVDEELEEYRLSHPLAAIMPVIHRLLVLPSHDTGMLVAVGDENGRLLWVDGDTRLKRQAEKMTFIAGADWSEGTVGTSAPGTALALGRGVQISGAEHFSRIVHPWSCTAVPVRDPDSGAVLGVVDITGREEAVAPHTLSLVQATVAAAEAQLRIERLQRGQAQPTAKPPLKAQAPGRASRPRLYSNTLSITGRDQGQLSLEGHTLDLSLRHTEILTLLALHPRGLTADALADLLYPDAQSITLRAEMVRLRKLIGSANPAAVPQSRPYRLPQELILDARQVLNYLQRGAHRLALNIYQGALLPISEAPGIVRFREEVSVNLREAVLNDASAETLLRYLQLPEAEYDAEAWLSALRVLPARSPRRTAVVAHLERIEAELR; encoded by the coding sequence GTGCATTCCCACGTCCGATCGGCCTTCGGGCCTGTCCAGCAACAGGCCTACGCTGCCCACGAACTCCTCGATGACGCCGTCCGCACGATGCCCAGAGCGGGTGTCGGTACCTTGTCGGGCTTACGGAAGGTAGTGCGCGAATCCTGGGAACGCTCCATGAGCCTGGTCCCGGACCCGGAGGACGCGCTGGCACGGGTGGACCTGGTCGACGAGGAGCTGGAGGAGTACCGGCTGAGCCACCCGCTGGCGGCGATTATGCCCGTCATCCACCGCCTTCTGGTGTTGCCGAGCCATGACACGGGAATGCTGGTGGCGGTCGGCGATGAGAACGGCCGGCTGCTCTGGGTTGACGGGGATACCCGGTTGAAGCGCCAGGCCGAAAAAATGACCTTCATTGCCGGCGCCGACTGGTCCGAAGGCACCGTAGGCACCAGCGCGCCGGGCACGGCGCTGGCGCTGGGCCGCGGCGTGCAGATCTCCGGGGCCGAGCATTTCAGCCGCATTGTCCATCCGTGGAGCTGCACCGCCGTCCCTGTACGTGATCCCGATTCCGGCGCCGTCCTCGGCGTCGTGGACATCACCGGCCGCGAAGAGGCGGTCGCCCCGCACACGCTCTCCCTGGTCCAGGCCACCGTAGCCGCGGCAGAGGCGCAGCTGCGCATCGAACGCCTGCAGCGCGGACAGGCGCAACCCACAGCCAAACCACCGCTCAAGGCGCAGGCCCCGGGCCGGGCCTCGAGGCCCCGGCTCTACAGCAACACGCTGTCCATCACCGGCCGGGACCAGGGCCAGCTGAGCCTGGAGGGCCATACGTTGGATTTGTCCCTGCGCCACACGGAGATCCTCACGCTGCTCGCCCTGCATCCGCGCGGGCTGACCGCGGACGCCCTCGCCGACCTGCTTTATCCGGATGCCCAGAGCATTACCCTGCGGGCCGAAATGGTCCGGCTGCGCAAACTCATCGGCTCGGCCAACCCGGCGGCGGTTCCGCAGTCCCGGCCGTACCGGCTGCCGCAGGAACTGATCCTCGACGCCCGCCAGGTCCTCAATTACTTGCAGCGCGGTGCCCACCGCCTGGCCCTGAACATTTACCAGGGGGCGCTGCTGCCCATTTCGGAGGCCCCCGGCATCGTGCGCTTCCGCGAGGAGGTCAGCGTGAACCTCCGCGAGGCCGTACTCAACGATGCCTCCGCGGAAACGCTGCTGCGTTACCTGCAGCTGCCGGAAGCAGAGTACGACGCCGAGGCCTGGCTCAGTGCCCTGCGCGTCCTCCCGGCGCGCTCGCCGAGACGCACCGCCGTCGTTGCCCATCTTGAACGGATCGAAGCCGAGCTGCGCTGA
- a CDS encoding DHA2 family efflux MFS transporter permease subunit, with amino-acid sequence MDNVSRPWPALWSLVIGFFMILVDTTIVSVANPAIMRGLQTDINSVIWATSAYLLAYAVPLLITGRLGDRFGPKNLYLTGLVLFTAASAWCGFANDIQMLILARVFQGAGASMMTPQTMAVITRIFPPDRRGAAMGLWGAVAGLAALTGPILGGLLVDSLGWEWIFFVNIPVGLLGFLMAWRFVPALPTHSHTFDLAGVLLSAAGMFLLVFGIQQGETYHWGSIAGPITVWSLIIAGILVLAAFVLWQSRNRKEPLLPLKIFRDRNFSLANGGITTVGFAVTCMSLPLIFFFQSVRGLTPTESALMLAPTAIISAVLAPLVGRTIDKVNPKFFATAGLVLMAGGLGWYALLMTPTTAVGLLLLPAAVLGLANACVWGPMSTTATRNLRPADAGAGSGVYNTTRQIGAVLGSASIAALMQARLAEELPRGATVSGAQAEAGAAVLPDFLHAGFSTAMAQSLLLPAAVALAGAVVTLFFARPQSVTDWGKPVSETPGPAAVEPAEPPHRPR; translated from the coding sequence GTGGATAACGTCAGCCGCCCCTGGCCCGCGCTCTGGTCCCTGGTCATCGGGTTCTTCATGATCCTCGTGGACACGACGATTGTCTCGGTGGCCAACCCCGCGATTATGCGCGGCCTGCAGACCGACATCAACTCGGTCATCTGGGCGACCAGCGCCTACCTGCTGGCCTACGCCGTACCCCTCCTGATCACCGGCCGGCTGGGCGACCGCTTCGGACCCAAGAACCTGTACCTGACCGGGCTCGTGCTGTTCACGGCCGCGTCGGCCTGGTGCGGTTTCGCCAACGACATCCAGATGCTAATCCTGGCGCGCGTCTTCCAAGGGGCCGGGGCGTCCATGATGACGCCGCAGACGATGGCCGTCATCACGCGGATCTTCCCGCCGGACCGGCGCGGGGCCGCGATGGGTCTGTGGGGCGCGGTGGCCGGCCTGGCAGCACTGACCGGTCCTATCCTCGGCGGATTGCTGGTGGACTCGCTGGGCTGGGAGTGGATCTTCTTCGTCAATATCCCGGTCGGCCTGCTTGGCTTCCTGATGGCGTGGCGCTTCGTCCCCGCTCTGCCCACCCATTCGCATACCTTTGATCTCGCCGGCGTGCTGCTCAGCGCCGCCGGAATGTTCCTGCTCGTCTTCGGCATCCAGCAGGGCGAAACCTACCATTGGGGATCGATTGCCGGACCGATTACGGTCTGGAGCCTGATCATCGCCGGAATTCTGGTGCTGGCCGCGTTCGTGCTATGGCAGTCCCGGAACCGGAAGGAACCGCTGCTGCCGCTGAAGATTTTCCGGGACCGCAACTTCTCGCTGGCCAACGGCGGCATCACCACGGTGGGTTTCGCGGTCACCTGCATGTCGTTGCCGCTGATCTTCTTCTTCCAGAGCGTGCGTGGCCTCACCCCCACCGAGTCCGCGCTCATGCTCGCGCCCACCGCCATCATTTCCGCCGTGCTGGCGCCGCTGGTCGGACGAACGATCGACAAAGTCAATCCGAAGTTTTTCGCCACGGCTGGGCTGGTGCTGATGGCCGGTGGCCTGGGCTGGTACGCCTTGCTCATGACACCGACGACGGCGGTAGGCCTGCTCCTGCTGCCCGCCGCCGTGCTGGGTCTGGCCAACGCCTGCGTCTGGGGCCCGATGTCCACCACCGCCACAAGAAATCTGCGTCCGGCCGACGCGGGTGCCGGTTCCGGTGTCTACAACACCACCCGGCAGATCGGCGCGGTCCTGGGCAGCGCCTCCATCGCAGCCTTGATGCAGGCCCGGCTGGCCGAGGAACTGCCCCGCGGTGCAACTGTTTCCGGAGCCCAGGCTGAGGCGGGAGCTGCGGTGCTGCCGGATTTCCTGCATGCAGGTTTTTCGACGGCGATGGCCCAGTCCCTGCTCCTGCCGGCGGCGGTGGCACTGGCGGGCGCCGTAGTGACGCTCTTCTTCGCCCGGCCGCAATCGGTCACGGATTGGGGAAAACCGGTTTCGGAAACGCCGGGCCCAGCGGCCGTAGAACCGGCAGAGCCCCCGCACCGGCCGCGGTAA
- a CDS encoding DUF779 domain-containing protein yields the protein MADLVNLDATVAIPGEDFSRVALTPAAVELLQKLWGIHGPLMFHQSGGCCDGSSPMCYPAGEFITAEADVLMGVFELPECGQLGFWMSREQFAYWKHTHLTVDVVDGRGSGFSVEAPEGKRFLIRSTLIDVAN from the coding sequence ATGGCCGACCTCGTGAATCTCGATGCCACGGTAGCGATACCCGGGGAAGATTTCTCCCGGGTAGCGCTGACACCGGCCGCGGTGGAACTGCTGCAGAAGCTGTGGGGAATCCACGGGCCGCTGATGTTCCACCAGTCCGGCGGCTGCTGCGACGGCTCCTCGCCCATGTGCTATCCGGCCGGGGAGTTCATCACTGCCGAAGCGGATGTGCTCATGGGGGTCTTCGAGTTGCCGGAGTGCGGTCAGCTTGGGTTCTGGATGTCGCGGGAGCAGTTCGCCTACTGGAAGCACACCCACCTCACCGTCGATGTGGTCGACGGCCGCGGCAGCGGGTTCTCGGTGGAAGCTCCGGAAGGCAAACGGTTCCTGATCCGGTCTACCCTGATCGACGTCGCGAACTGA
- the exaC gene encoding acetaldehyde dehydrogenase ExaC: MTVYAQPGQDGSKVSFKPRYENWIGGEWVAPAKGQYFENISPVTGKPFCEVARGTAEDIDLALDAAHKAAPGWGKASVAERASVLNRIADRIEDNLEMLAVAETWDNGKAVRETLAADIPLAADHFRYFASAIRAQEGRLSQLDDDTTAYHYHEPLGVVGQIIPWNFPILMAVWKLAPALAAGNAVVLKPAEQTPASILVLMELIADILPAGVVNVVNGFGVEAGKPLASSPRIRKIAFTGETTTGRLISQYASQNLIPVTLELGGKSPNIFFSDVAAENDAFYDKALEGFTLFAFNQGEVCTCPSRALVQGSIYDSFMADALARTEKIIQGNPLDSATQIGAQASNDQLEKILSYMDIGKQEGAKVLTGGERNILDGDLAGGYYVKPTIFEGTNDMRVFQEEIFGPVVSVTRFNDYSEALQIANDTLYGLGAGVWSRNGNVAYRAGREIQAGRVWVNNYHAYPAGAAFGGYKSSGIGRENHAMMLDHYQQTKNLLVSYNENKLGFF, encoded by the coding sequence ATGACTGTTTACGCACAGCCGGGCCAGGATGGTTCGAAGGTCAGCTTCAAGCCGCGCTACGAGAACTGGATCGGCGGCGAATGGGTGGCCCCGGCCAAGGGCCAGTACTTCGAGAACATCTCCCCCGTGACCGGCAAACCATTTTGTGAGGTAGCCCGCGGCACCGCCGAAGACATCGACCTGGCCCTCGACGCCGCGCACAAGGCGGCCCCGGGCTGGGGCAAAGCCTCCGTGGCCGAGCGCGCCTCGGTGCTGAACCGGATTGCGGACCGGATCGAGGACAACCTCGAGATGCTTGCCGTCGCCGAGACCTGGGACAACGGCAAGGCCGTACGTGAGACCCTCGCCGCCGACATCCCGCTGGCCGCGGACCACTTCCGCTACTTTGCCTCCGCCATCCGGGCGCAGGAGGGCCGGCTCTCCCAGCTGGACGACGACACCACCGCCTACCATTACCACGAGCCGCTCGGCGTGGTCGGCCAGATCATCCCCTGGAACTTCCCGATCCTGATGGCCGTCTGGAAGCTGGCCCCCGCGCTGGCGGCCGGAAACGCCGTCGTACTTAAACCTGCGGAGCAGACGCCGGCGTCGATCCTGGTGCTGATGGAACTGATCGCCGACATCCTCCCCGCCGGCGTCGTCAACGTGGTCAACGGCTTCGGCGTCGAGGCCGGCAAGCCGCTGGCCTCCAGCCCGCGGATCCGCAAGATCGCGTTCACTGGCGAGACCACCACCGGCCGGCTGATCAGTCAGTACGCCAGCCAGAACCTGATTCCGGTCACACTCGAGCTCGGTGGCAAGAGCCCGAACATCTTCTTCTCCGACGTCGCGGCCGAAAACGACGCGTTCTACGACAAGGCACTCGAGGGCTTCACGCTCTTCGCCTTCAACCAGGGAGAGGTCTGCACCTGTCCCTCCCGCGCGCTGGTCCAGGGCTCCATCTACGATTCGTTCATGGCGGACGCGCTGGCGCGCACGGAAAAGATCATCCAGGGCAACCCGCTGGACTCCGCAACCCAGATCGGCGCGCAGGCCTCCAACGACCAGCTGGAGAAAATCCTGTCCTACATGGACATCGGCAAGCAGGAAGGCGCGAAGGTCCTCACCGGCGGCGAGCGGAACATCCTCGACGGCGACCTGGCCGGGGGCTACTACGTCAAACCGACCATCTTCGAGGGCACCAACGACATGCGCGTTTTCCAAGAGGAGATCTTCGGGCCGGTGGTCTCCGTGACCCGGTTCAACGACTACTCCGAGGCCCTTCAGATTGCCAACGACACGCTCTACGGCTTGGGTGCCGGCGTCTGGTCCCGCAACGGCAACGTGGCCTACCGCGCCGGCCGCGAGATCCAGGCCGGCCGGGTGTGGGTCAACAACTACCACGCCTACCCGGCCGGGGCAGCCTTCGGCGGCTACAAGTCCTCCGGCATCGGCCGAGAGAACCACGCCATGATGCTGGACCACTACCAGCAGACCAAGAACCTGCTGGTCAGCTACAACGAGAACAAACTCGGTTTCTTCTAA
- the tdh gene encoding L-threonine 3-dehydrogenase produces MKALFKSGPQAGFELVDRPEPRTGEDDVKIKVVTTGICGTDLHIQAWDPWAQENIPTPLIPGHEFYGEVVEAGSLVRDVKVGDRVSGEGHIVCGTCRNCRAGRRQMCIRTVSVGIQRDGAFAEYVVIPETNVWVHRDPSITPELGAIFDPFGNAVHTALSFPLVGEDVLITGAGPIGLMAIAVARHAGARNIAITDISASRLDLAKRMGADMTIDVSHERMAEAQEQLRLTEGFDIGLEMSGRASALREMIDNMTHGGRIALLGLPTEDIAINWGKVVTHMLTLKGIYGREMFETWYAMSAMLQSNPVLHEAISGVITDVLPAAEWERGFEIARHGAGGKVVLDWRRI; encoded by the coding sequence GTGAAGGCGCTGTTCAAATCCGGGCCACAGGCCGGCTTCGAGCTTGTTGACCGTCCCGAGCCGCGAACCGGTGAGGACGACGTCAAGATCAAAGTAGTGACCACCGGAATCTGCGGGACTGACCTGCACATCCAGGCGTGGGATCCGTGGGCGCAGGAGAACATTCCCACGCCGCTGATCCCCGGGCATGAGTTCTACGGCGAGGTGGTGGAAGCCGGCAGCCTGGTGCGGGACGTCAAGGTGGGGGACCGCGTCTCCGGCGAGGGGCACATTGTCTGCGGTACCTGCCGCAACTGCCGGGCCGGGCGGCGTCAGATGTGCATCCGGACCGTCAGCGTCGGGATCCAGCGGGACGGGGCCTTCGCCGAGTACGTGGTGATTCCGGAGACCAACGTCTGGGTGCACCGCGATCCGTCCATCACCCCCGAACTCGGCGCCATCTTCGATCCGTTCGGCAACGCCGTCCACACCGCCCTGAGCTTCCCGCTGGTCGGCGAGGACGTGCTGATCACCGGGGCCGGACCGATCGGGCTGATGGCTATCGCTGTTGCCCGCCACGCAGGTGCCCGCAACATCGCCATTACCGACATCTCCGCATCCCGGCTGGACCTGGCCAAGCGGATGGGCGCGGACATGACCATAGACGTCAGCCATGAACGGATGGCCGAGGCCCAGGAGCAGTTGCGCCTGACCGAGGGCTTCGACATCGGGCTGGAGATGTCCGGGCGGGCCAGTGCGCTGCGGGAAATGATCGACAACATGACCCACGGCGGGCGGATTGCGCTGCTGGGCCTGCCTACCGAAGACATCGCCATCAACTGGGGCAAGGTGGTCACGCACATGCTCACGCTCAAGGGCATCTACGGGCGGGAGATGTTCGAAACCTGGTATGCGATGAGTGCCATGCTGCAATCGAACCCGGTGCTGCACGAGGCCATTTCGGGAGTCATCACGGACGTGCTGCCGGCCGCCGAGTGGGAACGGGGCTTCGAAATCGCCCGCCACGGCGCCGGCGGCAAGGTTGTCCTTGACTGGAGAAGGATCTAA